One window of the Pelmatolapia mariae isolate MD_Pm_ZW linkage group LG15, Pm_UMD_F_2, whole genome shotgun sequence genome contains the following:
- the atp5mj gene encoding ATP synthase subunit ATP5MPL, mitochondrial has translation MAGRAFASWWSLMSPYYTKAYQEMWVGVGIMTYLYYKVSYGGKKKAVKDKPHH, from the exons ATGGCTGGACGTGCGTTTGCAAGCTGGTGGTCCCTGATGAGCCCTTACTACACTAAGGCATACCAAGAGATGTGGGTCGGTGTTGGCATCATGACATACCTGTACTACAAAGTTTCCTATGGGG GCAAGAAGAAGGCTGTGAAGGACA agcCCCACCATTGA
- the gareml gene encoding GRB2-associated and regulator of MAPK protein 1 isoform X2, translating into MEKLSASLSEITWSPLALPLDAVVSKFRLPTLVRLAHGKFKLLDEDRDVRDPVQYFSSVEEVAGAFPDRVFVMETITFSVKVVSGEFSEDSEPYSFTLQAGDELSLMGKAELLCATPSKEKTGLSALLRRLGKTPRSKTPCLVCMNHRTNQSVSLPFGCRGRFCTRSPLEQGMLGGEHTVRSIIERVRLPVNVSVPSRPPRNPYDRHAVREGHRYKLLNIVSKTVVLCMVLRHQEVSPSHFLLLRCMPRFNVAEASVHKAALESLLLRHAFDPDAYSRAVRETRPELECMTEECVSPRRSRVCVSSQDSLAPALQRLSMCGYVGGVSDSVSQRCRDSLGERLGEGPGEEREYVTPEWTEGEMRTTEEIPYEELWTNQNAEGLGKEPNLISFHSSSSLDGSLGTVVTRVSTPPPVPPKSDAVREECRYLIAPPVPPRCSKGGSISSPAPSPPVPPRFPKTSTSPRPNISFYSSGLQDSCSPSPDASLYCYPCSWGDCSAPNPTSPEPVSGIPTDNTANPQPAQATWAEPWVDSFTSSGLRLRPPPPQSRFAPFGALNPFNRQSPCPSPEPAPNSTTDSSRGAEGGGTSTGVTEGLSPLPDPTWRPPADLSALSLEEVSACLRFIGLSEAAVSVFQRERIDGSLLVQLTEDILSHDFHLSRLHVTKITQFIQGWRPKI; encoded by the exons ATGGAGAAGTTGTCGGCGAGCCTGTCGGAGATCACTTGGAGCCCGTTGGCGCTGCCGCTGGACGCGGTGGTCAGCAAGTTCCGTCTGCCCACTCTGGTCCGCCTAGCCCACG GGAAATTCAAGTTGCTGGATGAAGACCGGGACGTCAGGGATCCAGTCCAGTATTTCTCCAGTGTGGAGGAGGTTGCTGGTGCCTTTCCAGACCGAGTTTTTGTCATGGAGACGATCACTTTCAGTGTCAAA GTTGTTTCAGGGGAATTTAGTGAAGACAGTGAGCCCTACAGTTTCACTCTGCAGGCTGGAGATGAGCTGTCGCTCATGGGGAAAGCAGAGCTTCTCTGTGCCACTCCCTCAAAGGAAAAGACGggactgagcgcgctccttagACGACTAGGAAAGACTCCCAGAA GTAAAACGCCCTGCCTGGTCTGCATGAACCATCGCACCAATCAAAGTGTCAGTTTGCCCTTTGGCTGTCGTGGACGCTTCTGCACACGCTCTCCACTGGAGCAAGGCATGCTGGGGGGGGAGCACACGGTGCGCAGCATCATCGAGAGAGTCCGCCTCCCCGTCAATGTGTCTGTGCCGTCGAGGCCACCACGAAACCCCTACGACCGTCACGCAGTACGAGAGGGCCACCGCTACAAGCTGCTCAACATAGTCAGCAAGACGGTGGTGCTCTGCATGGTTCTCCGCCATCAGGAAGTCTCCCCCTCCCACTTTTTGTTGCTGCGTTGCATGCCCCGGTTTAATGTGGCCGAGGCCTCCGTGCACAAAGCGGCATTGGAGAGCCTTCTTCTGCGACATGCGTTTGACCCAGATGCCTACTCTCGTGCTGTTAGAGAAACTCGGCCAGAATTGGAGTGCATGACTGAGGAGTGTGTGAGCCCACGGCGCTCTCGCGTGTGTGTGTCGAGCCAGGACTCATTGGCACCGGCACTGCAGCGTCTCTCAATGTGCGGGTATGTTGGTGGAGTCTCAGACAGCGTATCTCAGCGCTGCAGGGACTCCCTTGGAGAGCGGCTAGGGGAGGGGCCAGGTGAGGAGAGGGAGTATGTGACTCCTGAGTGGACTGAGGGTGAAATGAGGACCACTGAGGAAATCCCTTATGAGGAACTCTGGACCAATCAAAATGCAGAGGGCTTAGGAAAGGAGCCAAACCTCATATCCTTCCATTCATCTTCCTCACTGGACGGTTCTCTTGGTACCGTCGTGACAAGAGTGTCTACCCCGCCACCTGTACCTCCAAAATCTGATGCT GTGAGAGAGGAGTGTCGCTATTTGATCGCCCCTCCAGTTCCCCCTCGTTGCTCCAAAGGAGGCTCCATCTCCAGTCCAGCTCCCAGCCCTCCTGTTCCACCTCGCTTCCCCAAAACTTCCACCTCCCCGAGACCAAACATCTCCTTTTACTCCTCTGGACTACAGGACAG TTGCTCCCCCTCCCCCGATGCCTCCCTCTACTGTTACCCATGCTCTTGGGGTGACTGCTCTGCCCCTAATCCTACTAGTCCTGAGCCTGTCTCTGGCATCCCTACAGACAACACAGCCAATCCTCAGCCTGCACAAGCCACCTGGGCAGAGCCATGGGTGGATTCCTtcacttcctctggacttcgaCTCAGGCCGCCACCCCCACAGAGTCGATTTGCTCCCTTTGGGGCGTTGAACCCCTTCAACCGCCAGTCCCCTTGCCCCTCGCCTGAGCCTGCTCCCAATTCCACAACAGATTCTTCCAGAGGCGCAGAGGGTGGTGGGACATCAACAGGAGTCACTGAGGGGTTGTCCCCGCTCCCTGACCCTACCTGGCGACCTCCCGCTGACCTGTCTGCTCTGTCATTGGAGGAAGTCTCAGCTTGCCTGCGGTTTATTGGCCTATCAGAGGCAGCGGTGTCCGTGTTCCAAAGGGAGCGAATCGATGGCAGCCTGCTGGTGCAGCTGACTGAAGATATCTTGTCACATGACTTCCACCTGAGCCGACTCCATGTGACCAAGATCACGCAATTCATACAGGGCTGGAGGCCCAAAATCTAA
- the gareml gene encoding GRB2-associated and regulator of MAPK protein 1 isoform X1 codes for MEKLSASLSEITWSPLALPLDAVVSKFRLPTLVRLAHGECVEGLSEDDVVLLHSCRQWTTVTAHSLEEGHYVIGPKIDIPLQYQGKFKLLDEDRDVRDPVQYFSSVEEVAGAFPDRVFVMETITFSVKVVSGEFSEDSEPYSFTLQAGDELSLMGKAELLCATPSKEKTGLSALLRRLGKTPRSKTPCLVCMNHRTNQSVSLPFGCRGRFCTRSPLEQGMLGGEHTVRSIIERVRLPVNVSVPSRPPRNPYDRHAVREGHRYKLLNIVSKTVVLCMVLRHQEVSPSHFLLLRCMPRFNVAEASVHKAALESLLLRHAFDPDAYSRAVRETRPELECMTEECVSPRRSRVCVSSQDSLAPALQRLSMCGYVGGVSDSVSQRCRDSLGERLGEGPGEEREYVTPEWTEGEMRTTEEIPYEELWTNQNAEGLGKEPNLISFHSSSSLDGSLGTVVTRVSTPPPVPPKSDAVREECRYLIAPPVPPRCSKGGSISSPAPSPPVPPRFPKTSTSPRPNISFYSSGLQDSCSPSPDASLYCYPCSWGDCSAPNPTSPEPVSGIPTDNTANPQPAQATWAEPWVDSFTSSGLRLRPPPPQSRFAPFGALNPFNRQSPCPSPEPAPNSTTDSSRGAEGGGTSTGVTEGLSPLPDPTWRPPADLSALSLEEVSACLRFIGLSEAAVSVFQRERIDGSLLVQLTEDILSHDFHLSRLHVTKITQFIQGWRPKI; via the exons ATGGAGAAGTTGTCGGCGAGCCTGTCGGAGATCACTTGGAGCCCGTTGGCGCTGCCGCTGGACGCGGTGGTCAGCAAGTTCCGTCTGCCCACTCTGGTCCGCCTAGCCCACG GTGAATGTGTGGAGGGTCTGTCAGAGGACGATGTGGTGCTCTTACACTCCTGCCGTCAGTGGACCACAGTGACGGCCCACAGCTTAGAGGAGGGTCACTATGTAATTGGTCCCAAAATTGACATCCCTCTGCAGTATCAGG GGAAATTCAAGTTGCTGGATGAAGACCGGGACGTCAGGGATCCAGTCCAGTATTTCTCCAGTGTGGAGGAGGTTGCTGGTGCCTTTCCAGACCGAGTTTTTGTCATGGAGACGATCACTTTCAGTGTCAAA GTTGTTTCAGGGGAATTTAGTGAAGACAGTGAGCCCTACAGTTTCACTCTGCAGGCTGGAGATGAGCTGTCGCTCATGGGGAAAGCAGAGCTTCTCTGTGCCACTCCCTCAAAGGAAAAGACGggactgagcgcgctccttagACGACTAGGAAAGACTCCCAGAA GTAAAACGCCCTGCCTGGTCTGCATGAACCATCGCACCAATCAAAGTGTCAGTTTGCCCTTTGGCTGTCGTGGACGCTTCTGCACACGCTCTCCACTGGAGCAAGGCATGCTGGGGGGGGAGCACACGGTGCGCAGCATCATCGAGAGAGTCCGCCTCCCCGTCAATGTGTCTGTGCCGTCGAGGCCACCACGAAACCCCTACGACCGTCACGCAGTACGAGAGGGCCACCGCTACAAGCTGCTCAACATAGTCAGCAAGACGGTGGTGCTCTGCATGGTTCTCCGCCATCAGGAAGTCTCCCCCTCCCACTTTTTGTTGCTGCGTTGCATGCCCCGGTTTAATGTGGCCGAGGCCTCCGTGCACAAAGCGGCATTGGAGAGCCTTCTTCTGCGACATGCGTTTGACCCAGATGCCTACTCTCGTGCTGTTAGAGAAACTCGGCCAGAATTGGAGTGCATGACTGAGGAGTGTGTGAGCCCACGGCGCTCTCGCGTGTGTGTGTCGAGCCAGGACTCATTGGCACCGGCACTGCAGCGTCTCTCAATGTGCGGGTATGTTGGTGGAGTCTCAGACAGCGTATCTCAGCGCTGCAGGGACTCCCTTGGAGAGCGGCTAGGGGAGGGGCCAGGTGAGGAGAGGGAGTATGTGACTCCTGAGTGGACTGAGGGTGAAATGAGGACCACTGAGGAAATCCCTTATGAGGAACTCTGGACCAATCAAAATGCAGAGGGCTTAGGAAAGGAGCCAAACCTCATATCCTTCCATTCATCTTCCTCACTGGACGGTTCTCTTGGTACCGTCGTGACAAGAGTGTCTACCCCGCCACCTGTACCTCCAAAATCTGATGCT GTGAGAGAGGAGTGTCGCTATTTGATCGCCCCTCCAGTTCCCCCTCGTTGCTCCAAAGGAGGCTCCATCTCCAGTCCAGCTCCCAGCCCTCCTGTTCCACCTCGCTTCCCCAAAACTTCCACCTCCCCGAGACCAAACATCTCCTTTTACTCCTCTGGACTACAGGACAG TTGCTCCCCCTCCCCCGATGCCTCCCTCTACTGTTACCCATGCTCTTGGGGTGACTGCTCTGCCCCTAATCCTACTAGTCCTGAGCCTGTCTCTGGCATCCCTACAGACAACACAGCCAATCCTCAGCCTGCACAAGCCACCTGGGCAGAGCCATGGGTGGATTCCTtcacttcctctggacttcgaCTCAGGCCGCCACCCCCACAGAGTCGATTTGCTCCCTTTGGGGCGTTGAACCCCTTCAACCGCCAGTCCCCTTGCCCCTCGCCTGAGCCTGCTCCCAATTCCACAACAGATTCTTCCAGAGGCGCAGAGGGTGGTGGGACATCAACAGGAGTCACTGAGGGGTTGTCCCCGCTCCCTGACCCTACCTGGCGACCTCCCGCTGACCTGTCTGCTCTGTCATTGGAGGAAGTCTCAGCTTGCCTGCGGTTTATTGGCCTATCAGAGGCAGCGGTGTCCGTGTTCCAAAGGGAGCGAATCGATGGCAGCCTGCTGGTGCAGCTGACTGAAGATATCTTGTCACATGACTTCCACCTGAGCCGACTCCATGTGACCAAGATCACGCAATTCATACAGGGCTGGAGGCCCAAAATCTAA